The genomic region CACGGCATACTCCGCTCACCAGGAACAACAGTCCGCCACCACCCGCAAAGCCGCCCAGGGCTCCCCAAACGACCTCTAGCTCAGTCGAGTTTGATGAAGGTTGCTCGGGGCACGTACTCGTAGCGTTCGGGCATGCAGGTCAGGATGATGACCTGGCCGTGGTCGCCGGCGCGGCCGAGCAGGGCGCCCATGTCGCGCAGGCGGCCCTTGTCGGACCAGCCGAGGGCGTCGTCGAAGATGACCGGGACACTGCCTTCGCCGGTGCTGACCAGGTGGCTGATCGCGAGCCGGGTGATGATCGCGAGCTGCTCCTGGGCGCCGGTGGACAGCGCGTCGATGCTGAGCCGGGCGCCGTCCAGTTCGCGTTCGGCGACGGCGAGGTCGTCGTCCAGCCAGACCCGGAAGGTCGGCCCGTACACACTGCGGCCGAGCGCCTCGATCCTGGACTGCAACGGCTCCGAGTACTTCGTCTGCGCGGCCGCCCGGTGCCGCCCAAGGGTCTCGTGGACCCGCCGAGCCGCCTCCGCCCGGCGGTGCAGGTTCTCGTGCTCGGCCCGGACGGCGGCCAGTTCCAGCTCGGCCGCGTCCTGCCGGGTGGCCAAGCCGTCGCGTCCCGACTGCTCCAACCGGCCCTCCGTCGTCCGCAGGGAGTCCCGCAGCGTGTCCCGCTCGGTCTGCAGCCGATTCGCCACGGCCAGCGCGTCCGCCAACTCCCCCGCGACCTCGTCCGCACCAGCCGCGTCCACCTGCTCCTGGACGGCCGTCAGCTCCTCCAGCACCGCCTCGACTTCGGCGGTCGCCTTCTCCTCCTCGGCCTCGACGTCGTCGTCGGCGAGCACAACCCGCGCGGCCTCCAGCTCGGCCGTGGCCGCCGCGACCCGCTCGGCCGCCAGCTCGGCCCGGGCCCGCGCCTGCTGCGCTTCGGACCGGTCCTCGTCAGCCGCCTTCCGCGCCTGCGCCGCCGCGAACTCCGCGTCCGACAGCAACCGCTCAGCCGCCGCCAGCTCGTTCCGCGCGTCCTCCAGCGCCCGCTGCGCACCCGCCAGATCGTCCGGCGCGGCCGGCTCCGGCACCACCAGGTCCTCGAAGTCGAAGGTGTCCTCGGTGAACTCCTCGAACAGCGACATCTGCCCGGGCACGTTCTCCACCGCGGGCTGCTGCTTGCCCTTGGGCGCGGTCTCTTCCTCCTCGGGCTCCTCGTCCTCGCCCGCGATCCCCAGCCGCGCGCACAGCAGAGCGATCCGCTCGCCCGGGTCTCCCCCGGCCGTCAGCGACCGCTCCGTACGCCGGGCCTCCTGCAGCTCCGCCGTTGCCGTGTCGCTCTTGCGCAGCAGCTCTCGCGCCGCCTGCAGATCGCGGACCTTCGCCCGCTTCAGCAGGTCCTGCTCACGCCGTACGGCTTCGTCCACCAGCGAGCGCAGGCCGGCCGCCTCGCCACCCGCGCGGACAGTCACCTCCACCTGCCCCGGTACGCCGACGACCAGCTCGCCCGAGACCAGCAGCGACAGCTCGGCGCCTTCGTCCAGCTCCGCCGGCACCGCCGATCCACCCGCGTCCAGGCCGGTCCCGGACAACGACACCACCTCGGCGCCGACCCGGCGTACCAGCACGTCCGGTACGCCGGCCGCCAGCGCGGCGCGGGCCTCGACGACCTTCGCCCGAGCGTCCTCCAGCTCGGCAACCAGCCGGTCGGTGACCTTGATCCCGTCGAGCACCTGGGACGCCGCCGCGATCCGGGCCCGGACGTCGGCCAGCTCGGTCTGCTGACCCATCAGCCGGTCCAGCTCGGCCCGGTCCATCAGCTCGGACACCCGATGCTCGGCCTGCTGCACGTCGGTGCGCCGGTCGTCCTTCAACTCGACGACCTCGGCGAGCGCGGCCTCGGCTGCGTGCACGGTCTCGGCCGACGCCTTGGCGACGGTCTCCGCCTCGGTCCGGCGCTCGGCCAGCTCGGCTGCGATCGCCGTGAACCGCTCGACATCGGCCAGCAGCCGCTCACGCTCACGCCTGGTGCGGGTGTGGTTCTCCAAGCGGGCGCGCGCGGTCTCCGCACGGGCCCGGACGGAGTCGCGGCGGAGCAGGATCTCGTCGGTCGCCTTCTTGCGCTCGCGCAGCTCCTCGACCGAGCGCAGGTGATCGGTCAACCGCGTGCTCAGGTCGTCCAGGTCGAGAGCGAGCCGCTCGGCCCGGCGGATGTCGGCGACAACCTCCTCCATCGCCTTGGCCGCCTGCGCCGCCGTCAGCTCGGCCGTCGCCACCGCCTGGGCGGACTTGGCGAAGTCCCCGGTCGGGCGGCCGCGCGGTGTCCAGTAGCGCAGGTACTCGTGCTCGACGGCCGACACCAGCGGCATCGAGGCGCCGTCGACCGGCGTACCGGACTCGGCGGTGACCGCCGTGATCAGCGGCTCCGCGTCCGCCGGCGTCGGCAGCACCAGCGACTGCCCCTGGCTGACCATCAGTGTCTGCCACAGCACCGGGTCGACGTTCTCGTTGAAGAGCCGCTCGGCCTCGTTGTGCGCCTCGCGGCCGGTCCACGACTGCCGGCGTCCGTCCGGCTCCACCACGGTGAGCTCGGTCGACCGGTTCTTCAGCCAGCGCTTGGTGTAGGTCAGCTCGCGGCCGCCCAGTGTCAGCTCGACGGTCACCTCCGGCGCGACGTCGTGGCCGACCGGCTGGATGTCGGCGATCCGCTTGGACTTGGAGTCGTCCGGCAGGTCGAACACCAGCGCGAACGCCTCGACCAGGCTGGACTTGCCGACCTCGTTGTCGCCGACCACCACGGTGGTGCCGATCGAGGGCAGCCGGACGGTCCGATCCGTGACGCCGCGGAAGTTCCGCAGCGTCAGACTGTGCAGTCTCATCCCGCGTCCCGCGCCAGGCGGTGCATCAGGGTCAGCGCGGCGCCCGCGGCCTCGTCGCCACCGGCCAGCGCCTGCCGCAGTTCCTCCATGGCCGCGCGCGCCGGACCACTCAGCTGCAGCGCGTCCAGGTCGGCGGCCTCCGGTGCCGGCCGGACGGTCCAGAACTTGGGCCACTTCTCGACGCTGGCGAACACCTCGCCCAGGGCGTCGATCATGGCGTCCAGCCGGCTCATCAGCGGCAGCGGCAGCGACCCGTCCGCGGCCAGCCGGACGTACGTGCGCTCCTTGTCCGGCAGCTCGGCGAACCAGTCCTCCAGCGCCCGCAGCGACTCCTCGCCGTCCAGCTCCGCGTGGTGCTCGACCATGTGCCAGGCACCGACCCGCTGCGGCTCGACGGTGATCGACTCACCGGCCAGCGTCACCGCCAGCACGTTGCCGGGGTGGGTCTCCTCCGGCGCCGTCACCTCCTGCGTCCCGGAGAACCAGATCCGCTCGGTCACCTCGGTCGTCGAGTGCCGGTCACCCAGCCCGACGTAGTGCAGCCGCCCGTCCGCGACCGCCGCCTCCAGCGCGACCTGGTCGATCGTCGGTACGTCGGACATGCCGCCGCTCAGGCTGGTCAGCTGCCCGTGCGCGAGCAGGATCCGGTACGTCCCCGCCCGCGCCGGACCGAGCCCGGCGTACCCGGGAGCAGCCGGGTCCGACACCGGGCGGCGCGACCGCCACGGCGCTCCGACCAGCTCGACCCCCGGCACGATCTCCAGCGGCGTCGAGTCGGTCACCACCGACACGTGGTCCGGCTTGTGCGCCGTCCACTGCGCCGAGGTCCACAGCGAGCCCGGCTCCAGCGCGTCGTGGTTGCCCGGCAGCAGCACCACCGGCACCGGGATCCGCTTCAACGCCTCGCACGCCCGCAGGATCGTCTGCCGCTCGACCTGGTTGTGCTCGAACACGTCTCCGGTGACCACCAGGAACCGGGCACCGGTCCGCTCG from Kribbella flavida DSM 17836 harbors:
- a CDS encoding AAA family ATPase, encoding MRLHSLTLRNFRGVTDRTVRLPSIGTTVVVGDNEVGKSSLVEAFALVFDLPDDSKSKRIADIQPVGHDVAPEVTVELTLGGRELTYTKRWLKNRSTELTVVEPDGRRQSWTGREAHNEAERLFNENVDPVLWQTLMVSQGQSLVLPTPADAEPLITAVTAESGTPVDGASMPLVSAVEHEYLRYWTPRGRPTGDFAKSAQAVATAELTAAQAAKAMEEVVADIRRAERLALDLDDLSTRLTDHLRSVEELRERKKATDEILLRRDSVRARAETARARLENHTRTRRERERLLADVERFTAIAAELAERRTEAETVAKASAETVHAAEAALAEVVELKDDRRTDVQQAEHRVSELMDRAELDRLMGQQTELADVRARIAAASQVLDGIKVTDRLVAELEDARAKVVEARAALAAGVPDVLVRRVGAEVVSLSGTGLDAGGSAVPAELDEGAELSLLVSGELVVGVPGQVEVTVRAGGEAAGLRSLVDEAVRREQDLLKRAKVRDLQAARELLRKSDTATAELQEARRTERSLTAGGDPGERIALLCARLGIAGEDEEPEEEETAPKGKQQPAVENVPGQMSLFEEFTEDTFDFEDLVVPEPAAPDDLAGAQRALEDARNELAAAERLLSDAEFAAAQARKAADEDRSEAQQARARAELAAERVAAATAELEAARVVLADDDVEAEEEKATAEVEAVLEELTAVQEQVDAAGADEVAGELADALAVANRLQTERDTLRDSLRTTEGRLEQSGRDGLATRQDAAELELAAVRAEHENLHRRAEAARRVHETLGRHRAAAQTKYSEPLQSRIEALGRSVYGPTFRVWLDDDLAVAERELDGARLSIDALSTGAQEQLAIITRLAISHLVSTGEGSVPVIFDDALGWSDKGRLRDMGALLGRAGDHGQVIILTCMPERYEYVPRATFIKLD
- a CDS encoding metallophosphoesterase family protein, whose amino-acid sequence is MDESITFLHSSDWQLGMMRRFLGPDGQARWGQARLDAVARIGAVAERTGARFLVVTGDVFEHNQVERQTILRACEALKRIPVPVVLLPGNHDALEPGSLWTSAQWTAHKPDHVSVVTDSTPLEIVPGVELVGAPWRSRRPVSDPAAPGYAGLGPARAGTYRILLAHGQLTSLSGGMSDVPTIDQVALEAAVADGRLHYVGLGDRHSTTEVTERIWFSGTQEVTAPEETHPGNVLAVTLAGESITVEPQRVGAWHMVEHHAELDGEESLRALEDWFAELPDKERTYVRLAADGSLPLPLMSRLDAMIDALGEVFASVEKWPKFWTVRPAPEAADLDALQLSGPARAAMEELRQALAGGDEAAGAALTLMHRLARDAG